Genomic DNA from Leptotrichia wadei:
AGATTAAGGAAATTAATACGGAAGTTATAAAATTGTTGGAGTCGAATGATACGATTCCTGTGATTTCGTCAATTGGAGTTGACAAAAATGGTCAGACATACAATATTAATGCGGATTATGTGGCAGGTGCGATTGCTGGGAAATTACAAGCTGATAGACTGATATTTTTGACAGATGTCGATGGAATTTTGCTTGACTACAACAATAAACAAACGCTTATTGATGAAATTGACGTGGAAAAAGTGAACGATTTAATCGAGCGTGGAATTATCAGTGGTGGAATGTTGCCAAAAGTTACAACTTGCTTGAATGCAATTGAAAATGGTGTGGAAAATGTTGTTATTCTAAATGGTAAATTGGAACATTCTGTGATTCTTGAGTTGTTTACAGTTGAAGGAGCTGGAACACTGATTAAGAAAGATGCAAATTTAGAGGATTAAAATTATTTGAAAAAGGAAAATGTCTGAAACATAAAAATATTTTGTAAAGATTTTGAAGTTAAACATTAGAAGATTATCGAATATTTTCTAAAAAAATTAAGAAAGAAGTGATTTAATGTTATTAAATGTATATAGCCGTTATAATAAAATTTTTGAAAAAGGAAAAGGAACATATATTTACGATAATGAAGGGAATGAATATTTAGATTTTGTGTCGGGAATTTCAGTAAATTGCTTGGGACACGCAAGTCCTGTGATTACAAAGGCTTTAACGGAGCAAAGTCAAAAATTGGTGCATATTTCTAATTTGTATTACAGTCAGCCACAATTGGATTTGGCGAATAAACTTACTGAAAATAGTGAAATGGAAAGCGTATTTTTTACAAATAGTGGAACTGAAGCGATTGAGTTGGCTTTGAAAATTGCTCGAAAATATGGGAATAATTTGTCGTACGATGAAAATGGAAACAAAATTGCTGATAAAACAGAAATAATATATATGAAAAATTCGTTTCACGGAAGAAGTACTGGAGCGTTGGCAGTTACTGGTCAGCCGAAATATCAAAAACCGTTTGAACCGTTGATGAAAAATGTTACTGAATGTAATTTTAATGATGTTAAAGATTTAAAAGCTAAAGTAAGTGAAAAAACTGCTGCCATTATTTTGGAGCCAATTCAGGGAGAAAGCGGACTTGAGAGTGCTACTCCTGAATTTATGGAAGCTATAAAAGAATTGAGCAAAAAATATGATACACTTGTGATTTTTGATGAAATTCAATGTGGAATGGGAAGAACTGGAAAACTATTCGCATATGAAAACTTTAATTTAGTGCCAGATATAGTTACAATCGCAAAATCACTTGGTGGCGGAGTTCCGATTGGAGCTTGTCTGACAAAAGGGAAAGCAAATGATGTGCTGGTTCCTGGCGACCACGGTTCAACTTATGGTGGAAATCCTTTGGTTTGTGCCGTTGCAAATGCTGTTTTACACGAATTAATTGACAACAAATTAATTGAAAAAAATGTTGTGGAAAAAGGTCAGTATTCTGTGGAAAAATTGGAAAAATTAAAGGAAAAATTTGATTTTATCGAAGAAATTCGTGGAAAAGGACTTCTTTTGGGAATAAAATTTGATGAGAAAAAAGTTTTGGCAAAAGATGTTGTTTTAAAAACATTAGAAAATGGGTTGTTGCTAGTCGGAGCTGGAAATAATGTTGTGAGATTTTTTCCGCCGTTTAATGTGACAGATGGGGAAATTGACAAAGCTATTTCGATTTTGGAAAAAGTTTTGAAAACATTTTAATTAATTTTAGAAATTTTTGATAACTCAATTTTTGATTTTGTTATGATTCAAGTTCCATTTTTTTATAATATTGTTGCATTAAATTTTTAATTTTTAAAACAATAGTAATTTCTGAATGATTCTATTTCAAAAGACAAAAGTTTTCGAAAAAATTTCTTCTTATAATTGCAAATTATAATTGTAAATTAAAAATTATTAAGGTAAAATTATACTGAAAGAACGAAAAAATTTAGATTTAAAGGGGAGATTTTGATGAAAACTTTTAGAAAAATTTCAATACTTTTTCTTTTGGTAAGTTTGATGAATTTTGGTGCGTCGAATATTGAAGGAAAAATTGCTCAGATTAGGAAGGATTTCGCAAGTACTAATGCTGTGAAAAATTATGTTATTAAGGAAGTTGAAGATTTAGAGCAAAGTACAGATGGCGGCGTTGTGAAGTATTATTTTCAAAATGGAATTGTTAAAAAAATTGTGGCTGAACATTTTGGGGAAAGTTGGAATAGTTTGACAGAATATTATGTAAAAAATGGAAAAGTTTATTTTATTTTTGAGAAGACTGAAAAATATAATGTACCATACTACGTGGATTCTAAATGGTATAAAGAAAATGAGCTAAAAAATGGAGAAATTTTTGATAAAAGAAAATCGAAATTTTCTGAAAAACGATACTATTTTGATGAAAATGAGAAATTGATTCGATATGTTGGTGAGAATAAAAAGATTGTTGAGAATGGACAAAAATTGAAGGAAATTGAGAAAGATATATTGAATGAATATTATAGAATAAAAAATTAATATATAGTTATAAATAAAAATTGGCAAAATTAAATAATAGCAAGGGACAGAATCTCTTGTTGTGATATGATAAAAAATAAAAATTAAGGAGAAATTATGCTAAAAGGAAAATCATTTTTAAAATTATTAGATTTTACGACGGAGGAATTGCAGTATTTACTGGATTTGGCGAAAAAATTGAAGATAGATAAGAAAAATGGGACTGAGAAAAAAACAATGATTGGAAAAAATATTGCTTTGATTTTTGAGAAAACTTCTACTAGAACGAGATGTGCGTTTGAAGTGGGAGCTTATGACCAAGGGGCAAATGTCACTTACATTGGACCTTCTGCATCACAAATTGGAGATAAGGAGTCTATGGAAGATACAGCGAAAGTTTTGGGAAGATTTTATGATGGAATCGAATATCGAGGATACGGTCAGGAATTAGTCGAAACTTTGGTTGAACATTCGGGAGTGCCGGTTTGGAATGGACTTACAACCGAGTTTCATCCGACACAGATTTTGGCGGATTTTTTGACAATTACAGAGAAAAAAGGTAAATTGAAAGGAATAAAATTCGCATTTTTAGGCGATGGAAAAAACAATATGGCAAATTCTCTAATGATAGGTGCTGCTAAATTTGGAATGGATTTTAGAATTGTTTGTCCGAAAGAATATTTTCCTGAAGAAAAATTAGTTGAAGAAGCTAAAAAAATTTCCAAAAAAACTGGCGGAAAAATTTTGTTGACAGAAGATAGAATTGAAGGGGTGAAAGATGCCGATGTCGTTTATACTGATGTTTGGGTGTCTATGGGAGAGCCAAAAGAAATTTGGAAAGAGAGAATTGATAAATTGCTTCCATATCAAGTAAATGCCGATTTAGTAAAATATTGTGCAAACGATTACTTGTTCATGCACTGTTTACCAGCGTTTCATGATTTGAATACGAAAGTTGCAAAAAATATTGAAAAAGAATATGGTTTGAAAGAAATGGAAGTTACTGACGAAGTTTTCAGAAGTAAAAATTCAGTTGTATTTGATGAGGCGGAAAATCGTATGCATACGATAAAGGCTGTGATGGTGGCGACATTGGGAGATAGAGAATATCCGATGTAAAAAAATCTACTTAAAATTAATTTTTTTAAGATAAAAGTTTTTTTATTTGTTCCTAAAAACTTTACTCCATCCTTAAAAATAAAAAATTTGAAATAAATATATATATATGATATACTAAAAAAAATAAATTTTGACAATATTAAAAATACATCGGGAGGAGTTTATGGATAATAATAGAGTTAGTGAACAAAAGTCAATTGCAGGTTTAAGGGCTAATGCTGCTGCTTTTCTTGTAAATTTGAGTTTTTTTACAATAATTGGAGGGTTGATAGTTCCGATTTTTGCTTTGATTTTGGAGGATAAGAATAGTTTTGTGAGATCGTATGCGAAACAGACTTTGACAATATCAGTTTTGTTAATTGTTTCAGGGGTGTTAAATTTTGTCATAATTGTTGGAAATATTTTGTATCTTGTAATTTTTGTTATATTGGTTATATTGCAAATTGTTGCAACTGTTTCATCAATTTTGGAAAAAGAATTTAGAATTCCTTATGTTGAAAAAATTATGAGTCTTTTATTTTTAAATTAATTTGTATTTTTTCTATTTAAATAATAAATTTATTATGATTATTTGTTAACATTAACAAAGAGATAAAATTTTTGTTATATAATAAAATTTAAAATAGAGTTTGGCATATTTAAGATTAGATTATAATTGCAAAATAAAATAAAAATGCATCTGGATATATTATTTAGGTGTATTTTTTTTGTCTTTATATTGTTTTTAGTGAATTACTCCCACTTATAGAAGACCTACGACTTCTTGCTATTTTTTGTTAAAATAATAATTTGTTTTAAAATAATTCAAAATTAGAGAAAACTAAATATAAGTGTATCATAATATAATTAAGTACAACAAAAAAATTTTGCAGCAGTTCACAAATTATAGTAAAAATGTTATAATATCAAATGTATTCAGATT
This window encodes:
- a CDS encoding DUF4870 domain-containing protein; translation: MDNNRVSEQKSIAGLRANAAAFLVNLSFFTIIGGLIVPIFALILEDKNSFVRSYAKQTLTISVLLIVSGVLNFVIIVGNILYLVIFVILVILQIVATVSSILEKEFRIPYVEKIMSLLFLN
- a CDS encoding aspartate aminotransferase family protein, with the translated sequence MLLNVYSRYNKIFEKGKGTYIYDNEGNEYLDFVSGISVNCLGHASPVITKALTEQSQKLVHISNLYYSQPQLDLANKLTENSEMESVFFTNSGTEAIELALKIARKYGNNLSYDENGNKIADKTEIIYMKNSFHGRSTGALAVTGQPKYQKPFEPLMKNVTECNFNDVKDLKAKVSEKTAAIILEPIQGESGLESATPEFMEAIKELSKKYDTLVIFDEIQCGMGRTGKLFAYENFNLVPDIVTIAKSLGGGVPIGACLTKGKANDVLVPGDHGSTYGGNPLVCAVANAVLHELIDNKLIEKNVVEKGQYSVEKLEKLKEKFDFIEEIRGKGLLLGIKFDEKKVLAKDVVLKTLENGLLLVGAGNNVVRFFPPFNVTDGEIDKAISILEKVLKTF
- the argF gene encoding ornithine carbamoyltransferase, giving the protein MLKGKSFLKLLDFTTEELQYLLDLAKKLKIDKKNGTEKKTMIGKNIALIFEKTSTRTRCAFEVGAYDQGANVTYIGPSASQIGDKESMEDTAKVLGRFYDGIEYRGYGQELVETLVEHSGVPVWNGLTTEFHPTQILADFLTITEKKGKLKGIKFAFLGDGKNNMANSLMIGAAKFGMDFRIVCPKEYFPEEKLVEEAKKISKKTGGKILLTEDRIEGVKDADVVYTDVWVSMGEPKEIWKERIDKLLPYQVNADLVKYCANDYLFMHCLPAFHDLNTKVAKNIEKEYGLKEMEVTDEVFRSKNSVVFDEAENRMHTIKAVMVATLGDREYPM